The following are encoded together in the Misgurnus anguillicaudatus chromosome 14, ASM2758022v2, whole genome shotgun sequence genome:
- the LOC129427432 gene encoding F-box only protein 2-like isoform X2, translated as MSVNLLKNPNGDEDFEHWMVIENGGDEWHIEEMSEPAFSDDSVTKYFCTSFEPCLKRQVIDLLENGYDPENLDFAQPAVTVTDWYSRQPDCGCIYKLSVALLDDKQDVIAEFSPDDVTLPDTDDCSWKQVTHTFTEYGPGLRFIFFEHGGQDTKYWKGWFGVRVTGSSVTIDV; from the exons AGGATTTTGAGCACTGGATGGTGATAGAGAACGGTGGAGATGAATGGCATATTGAAGAGATGTCAGAACCTGCCTTCAGTGATGATTCAGTGACTAAATATTTCTGCACATCATTTGA GCCGTGTTTAAAAAGACAAGTGATTGATCTGCTGGAAAATGGTTACGACCCTGAAAATTTAGATTTTGCGCAGCCTGCGGTGACTGTGACAGACTG GTACAGTAGACAACCAGACTGTGGGTGCATTTATAAACTTTCTGTGGCACTGCTCGATGATAAACAAGACGTCATTGCTGAATTTAGCCCAGATGATGTGACTTTACCTGATACGGATGACTGCTCTTGGAAACAG GTGACGCACACATTTACAGAATATGGTCCTGGTCTACGTTTCATCTTTTTTGAACATGGTGGTCAAGACACCAAATATTGGAAAGGCTGGTTTGGTGTGAGAGTCACTGGAAGTTCTGTCACCATAGACGTTTAA
- the LOC129427432 gene encoding F-box only protein 2-like isoform X1, with protein sequence MPGNLLKNPNADEDFEHWMVIENGGDEWHIEEMSEPAFSDDSVTKYFCTSFEPCLKRQVIDLLENGYDPENLDFAQPAVTVTDWYSRQPDCGCIYKLSVALLDDKQDVIAEFSPDDVTLPDTDDCSWKQVTHTFTEYGPGLRFIFFEHGGQDTKYWKGWFGVRVTGSSVTIDV encoded by the exons ATGCCTGGAAACCTCCTAAAAAATCCAAATGCAGATG AGGATTTTGAGCACTGGATGGTGATAGAGAACGGTGGAGATGAATGGCATATTGAAGAGATGTCAGAACCTGCCTTCAGTGATGATTCAGTGACTAAATATTTCTGCACATCATTTGA GCCGTGTTTAAAAAGACAAGTGATTGATCTGCTGGAAAATGGTTACGACCCTGAAAATTTAGATTTTGCGCAGCCTGCGGTGACTGTGACAGACTG GTACAGTAGACAACCAGACTGTGGGTGCATTTATAAACTTTCTGTGGCACTGCTCGATGATAAACAAGACGTCATTGCTGAATTTAGCCCAGATGATGTGACTTTACCTGATACGGATGACTGCTCTTGGAAACAG GTGACGCACACATTTACAGAATATGGTCCTGGTCTACGTTTCATCTTTTTTGAACATGGTGGTCAAGACACCAAATATTGGAAAGGCTGGTTTGGTGTGAGAGTCACTGGAAGTTCTGTCACCATAGACGTTTAA